From Streptomyces sp. TLI_053, a single genomic window includes:
- a CDS encoding glycoside hydrolase family 16 protein, giving the protein MTGSWSPTVRRAAPALLGWAAVAATALPAGSPPRVALTAAFVLAGPGAAALSGRPTIARAAGPDRWAAAVLVLALSLALASLTTVGLMLGGVFSARTALVVLAAVSTLLVVLPPRSRSSRSSSSSRSLTSRPRSSRPRSSRPRTSRPRTSRLRTSRPRGSRSGRAVGTTAAVALLVLVAACSGSGGGRSTTSGASGASRAGGGGSGPAAAGAALPEGAPPLPASAAPWHLAFDDRFTGTGLDRSKWTTCYDWNDHGCTNAGNGEDQWYQPGQVRAGGGLLTLTAQRRTAAGTDGRSHPWVSGMVSTGRDSWNAPPRHTFTYGYFSAAIKVPKDPHGFFPAFWLIPAESRGTPPELDIAEFPNTDQYAQMYLHWRAEDGSDQHVGQSAGPADFSAGFHVFAVDWQPDAVTWYVDGTPWFKVSDPARIPDVAMELVVNLAVGYLESPPAGTDSAALQVEWVQVWQH; this is encoded by the coding sequence GTGACGGGATCCTGGTCGCCGACGGTGCGCCGGGCGGCGCCCGCCCTGCTGGGCTGGGCGGCCGTCGCCGCCACCGCGCTGCCCGCCGGCTCCCCGCCGAGGGTCGCGCTCACGGCCGCCTTCGTCCTGGCCGGCCCCGGTGCGGCCGCCCTGTCGGGGCGTCCGACGATCGCCCGGGCCGCCGGGCCCGACCGCTGGGCCGCGGCCGTGCTGGTGCTCGCGCTGAGTCTTGCCCTGGCCTCGCTGACGACGGTCGGACTGATGCTCGGCGGGGTGTTCTCGGCCCGGACGGCGCTGGTGGTCCTGGCGGCGGTGAGCACGCTGCTCGTCGTCCTGCCGCCCCGGTCGCGCTCCTCGAGATCCTCGAGCTCCTCGCGCTCCCTCACGTCCCGCCCGCGTTCGTCCCGCCCGCGTTCGTCCCGCCCGCGCACGTCCCGCCCGCGTACGTCCCGCCTCCGTACGTCCCGCCCGCGCGGCTCCCGGTCCGGGCGGGCGGTCGGGACGACGGCCGCCGTCGCCCTGCTGGTGCTGGTCGCCGCCTGCTCGGGCTCCGGCGGCGGACGGTCGACCACGTCCGGTGCGTCCGGTGCGTCGCGAGCGGGCGGCGGTGGGTCCGGCCCGGCCGCCGCCGGGGCCGCCCTGCCCGAGGGCGCCCCGCCGCTCCCGGCCTCGGCCGCCCCGTGGCACCTGGCCTTCGACGACCGCTTCACCGGCACGGGCCTCGACCGTTCGAAGTGGACCACCTGCTACGACTGGAACGACCACGGCTGCACCAACGCCGGCAACGGCGAGGACCAGTGGTACCAGCCGGGCCAGGTCAGGGCGGGCGGCGGCCTGCTGACCCTGACCGCGCAGCGCCGCACCGCGGCGGGCACCGACGGCCGGTCCCACCCGTGGGTCTCGGGCATGGTCAGCACCGGCCGCGACTCCTGGAACGCGCCGCCCCGCCACACCTTCACCTACGGCTACTTCTCCGCCGCGATCAAGGTCCCGAAGGACCCGCACGGCTTCTTCCCCGCGTTCTGGCTGATCCCGGCGGAGAGCCGCGGCACTCCGCCGGAGCTCGACATCGCGGAGTTCCCGAACACCGACCAGTACGCCCAGATGTACCTGCACTGGCGGGCGGAGGACGGCTCCGACCAGCACGTCGGTCAGAGCGCGGGCCCGGCCGACTTCTCCGCCGGCTTCCACGTCTTCGCCGTCGACTGGCAGCCCGACGCGGTGACCTGGTACGTGGACGGCACGCCCTGGTTCAAGGTCAGCGATCCCGCGCGGATCCCGGACGTGGCGATGGAACTCGTCGTCAACCTGGCCGTCGGCTACCTGGAATCGCCCCCCGCCGGGACCGACTCGGCGGCTCTCCAGGTGGAGTGGGTGCAGGTATGGCAGCACTGA